The Tenebrio molitor chromosome 3, icTenMoli1.1, whole genome shotgun sequence genome contains a region encoding:
- the LOC138125563 gene encoding uncharacterized protein has protein sequence MVLNPLDAICNRPRRDAVCVSQLRNARKVDQALLQERPDVKIFLPFRFLFYKPEDLFRPNTYNRFLAATGGDHVISLIDEISFAFPPSPPLSQLHDISPDQFCNGDNRPADCGQNCMCTHQVDIPLNAIVEVVLVDEVQSPNLSHPFHLHGYAFNVVGIGRSPDQNVKKINLKHALDLDRRGLLHRQFNLPPLKDTIAVPNNGYVIFRFRADNPGYWLFHCHFLFHIVIGMNLIIHVGTQGDLPPIPHNFPRCGNHLPPISLH, from the exons ATG GTGTTAAACCCTCTCGACGCCATCTGCAACAGACCCCGCCGAGACGCAGTCTGTGTAAGTCAGTTGAGAAACGCGAGGAAAGTCGACCAAGCGCTCCTTCAAGAAAGACCCGACGTTAAGATTTTCTTGCCTTTCCGtttcttattttataaacCTGAAGATCTTTTCCGACCCAACACTTACAATAGATTCTTAG CCGCCACCGGAGGAGACCACGTTATCAGTTTGATCGATGAGATTTCGTTCGCGTTTCCGCCGTCGCCGCCGCTGTCGCAGCTTCACGACATATCGCCAGACCAGTTTTGCAACGGAGACAACAGACCCGCGGACTGCGGACAGAACTGCATGTGCACCCATCAAGTCGATATTCCACTGAATGCTATCGTCGAGGTAGTGCTGGTAGATGAGGTGCAGTCTCCTAATCTGAGTCATCCGTTCCACTTGCACGGGTATGCGTTCAATGTGGTCGGAATCGGGCGATCTCCTGATCAGAATGTCAAAAAGATCAATCTGAAGCACGCGCTGGATCTGGACCGGCGAGGACTCCTCCATAGACAGTTTAATCTACCACCGCTGAAAGACACGATCGCGGTGCCCAACAACGGTTACGTCATTTTCAGATTTAGAGCCGACAATCCAG GGTACTGGTTGTTCCACTGTCACTTCTTGTTCCACATCGTCATCGGGATGAACCTGATCATTCACGTGGGTACCCAAGGCGACTTGCCGCCCATTCCTCACAACTTCCCCAGATGCGGTAACCATCTACCGCCCATATCGTTGCATTAA